A genome region from Brassica oleracea var. oleracea cultivar TO1000 chromosome C2, BOL, whole genome shotgun sequence includes the following:
- the LOC106324101 gene encoding uncharacterized protein LOC106324101, whose amino-acid sequence MEKLAYAVVTSAQKLRPYFQSHTIFILTTFPLRTFLHSPSQSGRLAKWAVVLSEYDIEYRPRTSAKSQVLENFLVELPTGTVTNKEPNSTWLLHVNRSSSKQGLGIGIRLTSPTGEILEQSFRLEFHTSNNEAEYEALIAGLRLAHGLKIRNIHTYCDSQVVASQYGGEYEAKDERMDAYLKLVHNLAQSFDCFALTRIPRSENVQADALAALASSSDPGLKRVIPFEFIEHPSIGPPIIANLIRDQDDDADKIIVQPRKNQNSPTTAATRHGWRQFELTSSMESYLPKSWRHAKYVTVDGEICKWRLSGPLITCLGEETVRKVMEEVHSGSCGNHYGGRSLAVKIKRHGYYWPTMIEDCGKFARKREKCQRHAPTIRQPA is encoded by the coding sequence ATGGAAAAACTAGCATACGCGGTCGTAACATCGGCACAAAAGCTTAGACCGTATTTCCAATCTCACACGATCTTCATCCTCACGACCTTCCCTCTGCGGACGTTTTTGCACAGCCCAAGTCAGTCTGGCCGGCTAGCCAAATGGGCAGTCGTGCTAAGTGAGTACGATATCGAATACCGACCAAGGACCAGCGCAAAATCCCAAGTACTTGAGAATTTCCTGGTAGAACTTCCAACGGGAACTGTAACTAACAAAGAGCCAAATTCAACTTGGCTCCTTCACGTGAACAGATCTTCATCGAAACAAGGGTTGGGCATTGGGATTCGCCTCACATCGCCGACCGGAGAAATCCTGGAACAGTCATTTAGACTGGAGTTTCACACATCCAACAACGAGGCCGAATATGAAGCACTCATTGCAGGATTGCGATTAGCTCACGGATTGAAAATACGCAACATACACACCTATTGCGATTCTCAAGTAGTCGCAAGTCAATATGGTGGAGAATACGAAGCAAAGGACGAAAGGATGGATGCATATCTCAAACTGGTCCACAATCTAGCTCAGAGCTTCGATTGCTTTGCCCTTACACGAATTCCCCGCTCCGAAAATGTCCAAGCAGATGCTCTCGCTGCTTTGGCATCGAGCTCGGACCCAGGTCTGAAACGAGTAATTCCGTTCGAGTTCATCGAGCATCCAAGTATCGGACCACCAATCATTGCTAACCTCATCAGGGACCAAGACGATGACGCAGACAAAATCATAGTACAACCGAGGAAAAATCAGAACAGTCCGACTACGGCTGCGACACGGCATGGCTGGAGACAATTCGAGCTTACATCGTCGATGGAGAGCTACCTTCCGAAAAGTTGGCGGCACGCAAAATACGTAACGGTCGATGGGGAAATTTGCAAATGGAGATTGTCCGGCCCACTAATTACATGCTTGGGAGAAGAAACGGTGAGAAAGGTCATGGAAGAAGTCCACTCTGGATCCTGCGGAAACCATTACGGTGGAAGGTCGCTCGCAGTGAAAATTAAACGCCACGGATACTACTGGCCAACAATGATCGAAGATTGCGGGAAATTTGCCCGGAAACGTGAAAAATGCCAAAGGCACGCCCCCACCATCCGTCAACCCGCATAG